A genomic segment from Gemmatimonas aurantiaca encodes:
- a CDS encoding pitrilysin family protein — translation MSADLAPSRPGPGEPRPYRFPAFETRVLPNGLRVTVAPVHAYPVVTTLAVIEAGATRDPRDDEGLARLVTRALTEGTQHMDALALATRLEMLGTTLDTGADWDSAIAQLTALSSRIDDAMAVLAEVLRNPAFPEEELERLRAERLADLAQLRAEPRGLADVFFTRLLYEPGSRFARLAGGDERSTARLTRERVDTFHARCYRPDATALMIVGDIDVEHAVQLATTHFGDWTGSAPPLAEPLSGQRHQEPHVHLVHKSGAPQSEVRVGHVAIPRLHEDYFPVVVMNAILGGLFSSRLNLNLREEHAYTYGAHSAFDWRRAASPFEISTAVETAVTADALREIVHEFTRIREAPVSDAELSLAISYLVGVFPIRFETTAEVAGGLANVEIFRLPPDYFDTYRDRVAAVTAADVLRVARAHLDPSRLQVVVVGDADAIREPIAALGLGPISVYEPNEDDEVVAPV, via the coding sequence ATGAGCGCGGATCTCGCCCCATCGCGTCCGGGACCGGGAGAACCGCGCCCGTATCGCTTTCCCGCCTTCGAAACGCGTGTGCTGCCCAATGGCCTGCGGGTGACCGTGGCGCCGGTGCATGCCTATCCGGTGGTGACCACCCTAGCGGTGATCGAGGCCGGGGCCACGCGCGATCCGCGTGACGACGAAGGCCTGGCCCGACTCGTGACCCGCGCGCTCACCGAAGGCACGCAGCACATGGACGCGCTGGCCCTGGCCACGCGACTCGAGATGCTCGGCACCACGCTCGATACCGGTGCCGACTGGGATTCGGCCATCGCGCAGCTCACCGCGCTGTCGTCACGTATCGACGATGCGATGGCGGTGCTGGCCGAGGTGCTGCGGAACCCGGCGTTTCCGGAGGAAGAGCTGGAACGGCTGCGGGCCGAGCGTCTGGCCGATCTCGCCCAGTTGCGGGCCGAACCGCGTGGACTGGCCGACGTGTTCTTCACGCGGTTGTTGTACGAGCCGGGTTCGCGGTTCGCGCGTCTCGCCGGTGGAGACGAGCGCAGCACCGCGCGGCTCACGCGCGAACGTGTGGACACGTTTCATGCCCGGTGTTACCGGCCCGATGCCACGGCCCTCATGATCGTGGGCGACATCGACGTGGAACACGCGGTGCAGTTGGCGACCACACATTTTGGCGACTGGACGGGCAGCGCTCCGCCATTGGCCGAACCCCTCAGTGGCCAGCGGCATCAGGAGCCGCATGTGCATCTGGTGCACAAGAGCGGCGCGCCGCAGTCGGAAGTGCGTGTCGGTCACGTGGCCATTCCGCGTCTGCACGAGGACTACTTCCCGGTGGTCGTGATGAATGCGATCCTCGGCGGTCTCTTCTCCTCGCGTCTCAACCTCAATCTGCGCGAGGAGCACGCGTACACCTACGGCGCCCATTCGGCGTTCGACTGGCGCCGTGCGGCGAGTCCGTTCGAGATCTCCACGGCGGTGGAGACGGCGGTCACGGCCGACGCGCTGCGCGAGATCGTGCATGAATTCACGCGCATCCGGGAAGCGCCGGTGTCCGACGCGGAGCTGTCGCTGGCGATCAGTTATCTGGTGGGGGTGTTCCCCATCCGTTTCGAAACGACCGCGGAAGTGGCCGGCGGATTGGCGAACGTGGAGATCTTCCGTCTGCCGCCCGACTATTTCGATACGTATCGCGACCGTGTGGCGGCCGTGACGGCCGCCGATGTGCTGCGTGTGGCCCGCGCGCATCTCGATCCATCGCGCCTGCAGGTCGTGGTGGTGGGTGATGCCGATGCCATCCGTGAGCCGATTGCCGCTCTGGGGCTCGGACCGATTAGTGTGTACGAGCCCAATGAAGACGACGAAGTCGTCGCCCCGGTCTGA
- a CDS encoding SET domain-containing protein-lysine N-methyltransferase, protein MKPPKSPLYEVRRSKIQGRGAFAIKPIRKGQRIDEYWGEAITHEEADRRYDDNNGRHHTFLFVLDDDTVIDARRKGTDARYINHSCEPNCETIIEDGHIYIKAIKAIKPDEELVYDYRFEWQDEYEPEDVRYYGCRCGSKKCRGTILRVPVYLRPTIREWLAGNDVKKPRKPARKKAAKKVAKKAVKKAAKKTAKKAAGRHPHVAERHATRTVKR, encoded by the coding sequence GTGAAGCCTCCCAAGTCGCCGCTGTACGAGGTGCGCCGTTCGAAAATCCAGGGTCGTGGCGCCTTTGCGATCAAACCGATCCGGAAGGGTCAGCGCATCGACGAGTACTGGGGCGAAGCCATCACCCACGAGGAGGCGGACCGTCGGTACGACGACAACAATGGACGGCATCACACGTTCCTCTTCGTACTCGACGACGACACGGTGATCGATGCGCGCCGCAAGGGCACGGATGCGCGGTACATCAATCATTCGTGCGAACCGAATTGCGAAACGATCATCGAGGACGGCCACATCTACATCAAGGCGATCAAGGCGATCAAGCCGGATGAAGAGCTGGTGTACGACTATCGGTTCGAGTGGCAGGATGAGTACGAACCGGAAGACGTGCGCTACTACGGTTGCCGCTGCGGATCGAAGAAGTGTCGCGGGACGATTCTGCGGGTGCCGGTGTATCTGCGTCCCACCATCCGGGAGTGGCTCGCCGGCAACGATGTGAAGAAGCCGCGCAAGCCGGCGCGCAAGAAAGCGGCGAAGAAGGTCGCGAAGAAAGCTGTCAAGAAAGCTGCCAAGAAAACCGCGAAGAAGGCGGCCGGGCGTCATCCGCATGTCGCCGAACGGCATGCCACGCGCACGGTGAAGCGGTGA
- a CDS encoding NUDIX hydrolase, translating to MSDERDPVGDAVGAAVGKVDGTRVYSGRIISVDLDRVRFPDGSIGSLEMIRHPGASAVVPVLGPMRADPTVLLIRQYRYAAEGYLYEVPAGRLDPGESPAQCAHRELQEETGYTAAQVDHLFTMYTTPGFTDEKIHLFLATGLEAGEAHREADEFVELAPMPLSEALALIKNGEIQDAKTALALFYAAAFRIS from the coding sequence GTGAGCGACGAGCGCGATCCGGTCGGCGACGCCGTCGGCGCTGCCGTCGGCAAGGTCGACGGAACGCGGGTGTACAGCGGGCGGATCATTTCCGTCGATCTCGATCGGGTGCGCTTCCCGGATGGTTCGATCGGCTCCCTGGAGATGATCCGCCATCCGGGCGCCAGTGCGGTGGTTCCGGTCCTGGGGCCGATGCGTGCCGATCCGACGGTGCTGCTGATCCGGCAGTACCGGTATGCCGCCGAAGGGTATCTGTACGAAGTGCCGGCCGGTCGGCTCGATCCGGGGGAGTCGCCGGCGCAGTGTGCGCATCGCGAATTGCAGGAGGAAACCGGGTACACCGCGGCGCAGGTGGATCACCTGTTCACCATGTATACGACGCCCGGCTTCACGGACGAAAAGATCCACCTGTTTCTGGCCACCGGGCTGGAGGCGGGTGAGGCCCACCGGGAAGCGGATGAGTTCGTCGAACTGGCGCCCATGCCGCTGTCAGAAGCCCTGGCTCTCATCAAGAATGGGGAAATCCAGGACGCCAAAACGGCGCTGGCGCTGTTCTATGCGGCAGCATTTCGGATTTCCTGA